One Setaria viridis chromosome 7, Setaria_viridis_v4.0, whole genome shotgun sequence genomic region harbors:
- the LOC117864567 gene encoding uncharacterized protein yields the protein MTFGLKITDATYQKAIQLFLTIQLHKNVKAYVDDVVVKTKDEESFIADLTENFNSLWAYHWKLNPSKCVFDLKPLEPLAIGICGIFEVARMIKDDILKVKPFFSFGNNFFRFVPRPAACVLKVDIHCNGCEKKVKKILHKTDGVYQSHIDAKEGKVTFSSLMDPDTVIKKLNKAGKPAHLWGANPGVASQVQKIQVGGGGNDQQPKDNGGKGQPNDAGVNGQAKGGVAATSSSGEGDLKITMPQATPQQLQKLQQMQMKGTKLPPQIMGMGSKKPQPPAKGPKTVKFNVPEDIDSRDESEDENFEDEDLDDEIMKLIKTRTMPSAASGGDKKGGNGGNRGSSGNEIPVKIKGNANNGGKMNPRAKQSLGGGGNKGKNGGGAQPPQNGKGGALGIGNQPGQSKKGGARTHPPAGVGGLMIGGIPMRPPNMMGGAGGPSAGIGGPMIGSMPPPPQPADMMMKPPNMTGGMPMGHPHMVGNGMQPGGGSAAVHGMPGARFYVGGASGCVGSGMPSGPEMMQAAAGNPVAQQQQYMPMIHQQHQPQMMMNGNGPHGHHVHGGAGYPQMGYGYEHPPMPYQPSRPTLLLWIHE from the exons atgacctttgggttaaaaATTACCGatgccacctaccagaaggcaatccaacTTTTCCTCACGATACAGCTACACAAGAATGTcaaggcctacgtcgacgatgTGGTCGTCAAGACAAAGGATGAGGAGAGCTTCATAGCTGACCTCACAGAGAACTTCAACAGCCTCTGGGCCTACCACTGGAAACTTAACCCGAGCAAATGTGTCTTCG ATCTGAAGCCTCTCGAGCCTTTGGCGATTGGAATTTGCGGCATTTTTGAGGTGGCCAGGATGATCAAGGATGATATCCTCAAGGTGAAG CCTTTTTTCAGTTTTGGTAACAATTTTTTTCGATTTGTTCCTAGACCTGCCGCCTGCGTGCTGAAAGTGGATATCCACTGCAATGGGTGcgagaagaaggtcaagaagatcCTCCACAAGACTGAT GGTGTGTACCAAAGCCACATAGATGCGAAGGAGGGGAAGGTGACATTTTCCAGCCTGATGGATCCGGACACTGTCATCAAGAAGCTGAATAAGGCCGGCAAGCCCGCGCACCTGTGGGGTGCCAACCCTGGAGTGGCAAGCCAGGTCCAAAAGATCcaggttggcggcggcggcaacgaccAGCAGCCCAAGGATAATGGCGGCAAGGGGCAGCCCAATGATGCCGGTGTCAATGGACAGGCCAAGGGTGGAGTGGCTGCTACAAGCAGCAGCGGTGAAGGAGATTTAAAGATAACGATGCCGCAAGCCACTCCACAGCAGCTTCAGAAACTGCAACAAATGCAGATGAAGGGGACGAAGCTTCCTCCTCAGATCATGGGCATGGGCAGCAAGAAGCCGCAGCCACCGGCGAAGGGCCCCAAGACCGTCAAGTTTAACGTTCCCGAGGACATCGACTCCCGGGATGAGTCTGAAGATGAGAATTTTGAGGACGAGGACCTTGACGACGAAATTATGAAGTTGATCAAGACAAGGACCATGCCGTCAGCCGCCAGTGGGGGCGACAAGAAGGGCGGCAATGGTGGAAATAGAGGCAGCAGCGGCAACGAGATCCCGGTGAAGATCAAGGGAAATGCCAACAACGGCGGCAAGATGAACCCTAGAGCAAAGCAGAGCTTGGGTGGAGGAGGCAACAAGGGCAAGAACGGTGGCGGTGCACAGCCACCGCAGAACGGCAAGGGCGGTGCCCTAGGTATTGGGAACCAGCCGGGACAGTCCAAGAAGGGCGGCGCCAGGACACATCCGCCCGCCGGGGTTGGTGGCCTGATGATAGGCGGCATACCTATGAGGCCGCCCAACATGatgggcggcgccggtggcccgTCTGCCGGTATCGGCGGCCCGATGATAGGcagcatgccgccgccgccgcagccggcggACATGATGATGAAGCCGCCGAACATGACGGGCGGCATGCCGATGGGCCACCCCCACATGGTTGGCAACGGCATGCAGCCGGGAGGTGGTAGTGCCGCGGTGCACGGCATGCCTGGGGCTAGATTCTATGTGGGCGGTGCTAGTGGCTGCGTCGGCAGCGGCATGCCATCCGGACCAGAGATGATGCAGGCGGCCGCCGGTAACCCCgtggcgcagcagcagcagtataTGCCCATGATACATCAGCAACACCAGCCACAGATGATGATGAATGGCAATGGCCCTCATGGCCACCATGTTCATGGCGGTGCCGGGTACCCGCAAATGGGGTACGGTTACGAGCATCCGCCGATGCCCTACCAGCCCTCACGGCCAACATTATTGCTATGGATTCATGAATGA